From the genome of Ornithobacterium rhinotracheale, one region includes:
- a CDS encoding putative sugar nucleotidyl transferase has product MNIVLFANNEKQMYPLCFTRSFGDLRMGIFTFRERWKKLFSTSISCFTADYLQDLYPLTLEHDNLFINSAYFPTHDFIIRLRKLKPQQGIWENSECLGFRGNWEEFQDKENLAKIQLAEKQLKINCPYDLFMNNQQALLFDFALATKNRESAEIPPGNKFIGRENIFVEEGAKVTFATLNASEGPIYLGKNSEIMEGAMIRGGLALCEKATIKMGAKIYGETTIGPHCTVGGEIKNVIFNGFSNKAHDGYLGNSVVGEWCNLGANTNASNLRNDYGMVDLWNYTENKYTETGLQFCGVFMGDHSKLAINSKINTGSIIEGFSNIFAEGFIPRKIPMFSFSGKRDGSKLKLQQVFDLAENTMKRRNIPLSDVYKKMITFLYNLKNNQ; this is encoded by the coding sequence ATGAATATTGTTTTGTTTGCCAATAACGAGAAACAGATGTATCCATTGTGTTTCACTCGATCGTTTGGAGATTTGCGTATGGGGATTTTCACTTTCAGAGAGCGATGGAAAAAGCTTTTCTCCACTTCTATCTCCTGCTTCACAGCGGATTATCTTCAAGATTTATATCCACTCACGCTAGAGCACGACAATTTGTTCATCAATTCTGCTTATTTTCCAACGCACGACTTTATCATCAGGCTTAGGAAATTAAAACCTCAACAAGGCATTTGGGAAAATTCCGAATGTTTAGGCTTCCGTGGTAACTGGGAGGAATTTCAAGACAAAGAAAATTTAGCTAAAATTCAATTAGCTGAAAAACAGCTAAAAATCAATTGCCCGTATGATTTATTTATGAATAATCAGCAGGCACTTCTGTTTGATTTTGCTTTAGCAACCAAGAATCGTGAAAGTGCAGAAATTCCGCCTGGCAACAAATTCATCGGTCGAGAAAATATTTTTGTGGAAGAAGGGGCCAAAGTCACTTTTGCAACGCTCAACGCTTCCGAAGGTCCTATTTATTTAGGTAAAAACAGCGAAATTATGGAAGGGGCTATGATTCGTGGCGGACTTGCACTTTGTGAAAAGGCTACGATTAAAATGGGGGCAAAAATTTATGGCGAAACTACCATAGGACCACATTGCACAGTGGGTGGAGAAATTAAAAATGTGATTTTCAATGGTTTTAGCAATAAGGCCCACGATGGCTACCTTGGCAATAGTGTGGTGGGAGAATGGTGCAATTTGGGTGCTAACACCAATGCTTCCAACTTAAGAAATGATTATGGTATGGTAGACTTATGGAACTACACCGAAAATAAATACACCGAAACAGGGTTGCAATTCTGCGGGGTTTTCATGGGAGACCATAGTAAACTAGCCATTAATTCAAAAATCAATACAGGAAGCATAATTGAAGGCTTTAGCAATATTTTTGCCGAGGGTTTTATTCCTAGAAAGATTCCTATGTTTAGCTTTAGTGGCAAAAGAGATGGCTCTAAATTAAAGCTTCAACAAGTATTCGACTTAGCAGAAAATACAATGAAACGAAGAAATATCCCACTGAGTGATGTCTACAAAAAAATGATTACATTTCTCTACAACCTGAAAAACAATCAATAG
- a CDS encoding DUF368 domain-containing protein: protein MYKRNFIDYLILWFKGLLMGTANKIPGVSGGMIALVTNFYEELIYSYQKINTKAFRLLLSGRFQKFLDYINFKFQFSVNFGSVSAFFSISLLIDYLIRTHSEGGLGLETEVWSYFFGLIIGSIFYVCTKIKEWKKPVYYGIFLGSALGLMISFMEPMAPNDSYWFIFLCGIISVSGMTLPGFSGSFMLIIIGNYNLLLVDCVNNLFYTIIAIFNGDFTMLGTATLAERAERIHMLYLVTIFTIGSVVGLISFSKLMGYLLKHYHDIVIGWLIGFIIGSLGAAWPWKTKDLNPQGYLIGYTRYLPQINLHFFVDLICIAIGIATILLIYKYEKKRI, encoded by the coding sequence ATGTATAAACGAAATTTTATTGATTATCTAATTCTTTGGTTCAAAGGCTTATTGATGGGAACCGCAAACAAAATCCCTGGCGTGTCTGGTGGAATGATTGCACTTGTAACCAATTTTTATGAAGAATTGATTTATTCCTATCAAAAAATCAATACCAAAGCCTTTAGATTATTGCTTTCTGGGCGTTTTCAAAAGTTTTTAGATTACATCAATTTTAAATTCCAATTTTCAGTAAATTTCGGTTCCGTATCGGCATTTTTCTCCATTTCCCTCCTCATCGACTACCTCATTCGCACGCATAGCGAGGGCGGACTGGGCTTAGAAACCGAAGTATGGAGCTACTTTTTTGGGCTCATCATAGGCTCCATTTTCTATGTTTGCACCAAAATCAAGGAATGGAAAAAACCTGTATATTACGGAATTTTCCTAGGCTCTGCACTTGGACTTATGATTTCGTTTATGGAACCCATGGCACCTAACGACAGCTATTGGTTTATCTTTCTCTGCGGTATCATCAGCGTTTCGGGCATGACATTGCCTGGCTTTTCTGGCTCGTTTATGCTCATCATCATAGGAAACTATAACCTGCTTTTGGTAGATTGTGTGAATAATCTATTTTATACAATTATAGCGATATTCAACGGAGATTTTACCATGCTAGGCACTGCAACGCTTGCCGAGCGGGCAGAACGCATACACATGCTGTATTTGGTAACAATTTTCACCATTGGCTCGGTTGTCGGTTTAATTAGTTTTTCTAAACTCATGGGCTATTTACTCAAACATTATCACGACATCGTCATCGGCTGGTTAATTGGCTTTATCATCGGTTCGCTCGGTGCCGCTTGGCCTTGGAAAACCAAAGACCTCAATCCACAGGGATACCTCATAGGCTATACTCGCTATTTACCACAAATCAATCTGCACTTTTTCGTAGATTTAATCTGTATTGCGATAGGCATTGCAACTATTTTATTGATTTACAAGTATGAAAAAAAACGAATCTAA
- a CDS encoding DUF4290 domain-containing protein: protein MQYNTERKNLIIPEYGRHIQRMVDHCKNITDREERNEFAQMIIAVMGNLNPHLRDIPDFQHKLWDQLFIMAEFDLDVDSPFPIPTELEMNSKPRKIPYPGFSGKYRYYGRNLRKMIEVASKWEDDDKKLGLVKAIANQMKKSYLLWNKDTVEDTVIYKELRELSGGKIDIDELEDKYEHNINLASSKDLASTMNEKRVFTKRKRYWKNNKKKK from the coding sequence ATGCAATACAATACTGAACGAAAGAATTTAATCATTCCAGAATATGGCAGGCATATCCAGCGAATGGTGGACCATTGTAAAAATATAACCGATCGCGAAGAACGAAACGAATTTGCCCAAATGATCATCGCAGTGATGGGCAACCTCAACCCGCATTTGAGAGACATTCCAGATTTTCAACATAAATTATGGGATCAGCTCTTTATTATGGCTGAATTTGATTTGGATGTAGACTCTCCTTTTCCTATTCCTACCGAATTAGAAATGAATTCCAAACCTCGCAAAATCCCTTACCCTGGATTTAGCGGAAAATACCGATACTATGGTAGAAACCTTAGAAAAATGATCGAAGTGGCAAGCAAATGGGAAGACGACGACAAGAAGCTAGGACTGGTAAAAGCCATTGCCAACCAGATGAAAAAAAGCTACTTACTTTGGAATAAAGATACCGTGGAAGACACTGTGATTTATAAAGAACTCAGGGAACTTTCTGGTGGCAAAATCGACATTGATGAGCTTGAAGATAAATACGAACACAACATCAATTTAGCTTCTAGCAAAGATTTAGCTTCAACCATGAACGAAAAAAGAGTTTTCACTAAAAGAAAACGATACTGGAAAAACAACAAAAAGAAAAAATAA
- a CDS encoding type B 50S ribosomal protein L31, whose protein sequence is MKKDIHPQDYRLVAFKDMSNDDTFITRSTAASKETIEIDGVEYPLIKLEITSTSHPFYTGKMKLVDTAGRVDKFMNKYKKFQKK, encoded by the coding sequence ATGAAAAAAGATATACATCCGCAGGATTACAGATTGGTAGCATTTAAAGACATGAGTAACGATGATACTTTCATCACAAGGTCTACCGCAGCTTCAAAGGAAACCATCGAAATCGATGGCGTAGAATACCCTTTAATCAAATTGGAGATTACATCTACTTCTCACCCATTCTATACTGGTAAAATGAAGCTTGTTGATACTGCTGGTCGTGTAGATAAGTTCATGAACAAATATAAAAAATTCCAAAAGAAATAA
- the dnaG gene encoding DNA primase, giving the protein MERFLFGKGGSVVSFLMEHEQFTYPEALRWLAKRYNITIEEDQEQSEEQLAQAKEKENQFTLTAFAAKFFKEQLHNTEEGKIIGLSYFRERGFNDKTIETFDLGYSPKAWEAFTQYAKDNGYSVDLLKNTGLTVGSGDRAVDRFRERVMFPIHSFSGRILGFGGRILNNQAKAAKYLNSPENEIYHKSKILYGIYQAKQSILKKDECILVEGYTDVLSLHQAGIKNVVASSGTALTPEQIRLIKRLTHNLILIYDGDAAGIKASFRGIDLILTQELNAKIVVLPDGDDPDSFAKKHSDTEIQAFIAENAVDFIEFKIKILSEKAGNDPSKRAEMVSSVVHSIALIPNLIQRELYVQKAALLLDLREETLFRQLSVELQEIAKESRGGTSQDSAGLSTAIKIAKPSDEPNFEIQDKTAQVEEQILEVITLSENKKYTFKSLASAEKDEFYESTVLEEVLANLEEDEMEFSTPFYKARLAEIRNQWEEKGKIDVSEFMRQADERVVAMYTNFLTEKYFLSDWKNHGTHVPTLEENTPLHTQHLMLTYKVLNIKKQAQRAKEELKKELEPAERMAVLKNLMYLKQVLTKAEILLDKSV; this is encoded by the coding sequence TTGGAAAGATTTCTCTTCGGGAAAGGGGGAAGTGTCGTTTCATTTTTAATGGAGCACGAGCAATTCACTTATCCAGAGGCACTTCGCTGGCTGGCCAAACGCTACAATATTACCATAGAGGAAGACCAAGAACAGAGCGAAGAGCAACTAGCACAGGCCAAAGAGAAAGAAAATCAATTTACACTCACCGCTTTTGCTGCAAAATTCTTCAAAGAGCAACTGCACAACACCGAGGAAGGAAAAATTATAGGATTATCCTATTTTAGAGAGCGTGGTTTTAATGATAAAACCATCGAAACCTTTGATTTAGGGTACTCTCCCAAAGCTTGGGAGGCTTTTACGCAATATGCCAAAGATAACGGGTATTCCGTTGATTTACTTAAAAATACAGGACTCACTGTAGGTTCGGGCGATCGTGCCGTAGACCGATTTCGTGAGCGTGTCATGTTCCCGATTCATAGTTTCTCTGGTCGCATTTTAGGCTTCGGCGGTAGGATTTTAAACAATCAAGCCAAAGCAGCCAAGTATCTCAATTCGCCTGAAAACGAAATTTATCATAAGAGCAAAATTCTCTATGGAATTTATCAAGCAAAACAATCTATTTTAAAGAAAGATGAGTGTATCTTGGTGGAAGGCTACACCGATGTTTTGTCTTTGCACCAAGCTGGGATTAAAAATGTAGTGGCAAGTTCGGGCACGGCTTTAACGCCAGAGCAAATCCGTTTGATTAAACGCCTTACGCATAATTTAATCCTAATTTATGATGGAGATGCAGCAGGGATTAAAGCATCGTTCCGAGGGATTGATTTGATTTTAACCCAAGAGCTAAACGCCAAAATAGTGGTTTTGCCCGATGGAGATGATCCCGATTCTTTTGCCAAAAAACATTCCGATACCGAAATTCAGGCGTTTATTGCTGAAAATGCCGTAGATTTTATTGAGTTTAAGATTAAAATCTTAAGCGAAAAAGCGGGCAATGATCCAAGCAAACGAGCTGAGATGGTAAGTAGTGTGGTGCATAGCATTGCCTTGATTCCCAATTTAATTCAACGCGAATTGTATGTTCAGAAGGCAGCACTTTTATTGGATTTAAGAGAGGAAACACTTTTTCGACAACTAAGCGTAGAGCTTCAAGAAATAGCCAAAGAAAGCAGAGGAGGTACTTCGCAAGATTCGGCGGGGCTTAGCACTGCGATAAAAATAGCAAAGCCTAGCGATGAGCCTAATTTTGAAATTCAAGACAAAACGGCACAAGTCGAGGAGCAAATTCTGGAGGTGATTACGCTTTCAGAAAATAAAAAATATACATTCAAAAGTTTAGCCTCTGCCGAAAAAGATGAGTTCTATGAATCCACGGTGTTAGAGGAAGTTTTAGCTAATTTAGAAGAGGACGAAATGGAATTTTCTACGCCTTTTTACAAAGCACGATTGGCTGAAATCAGAAATCAATGGGAGGAAAAAGGCAAAATCGATGTGAGCGAATTTATGCGCCAAGCCGATGAGCGTGTGGTGGCAATGTACACTAATTTCTTGACCGAAAAATATTTCCTTTCCGATTGGAAAAACCATGGAACGCATGTGCCCACTTTGGAAGAAAATACGCCTTTGCATACACAGCATTTAATGCTGACTTACAAAGTTTTAAACATAAAAAAACAAGCTCAGCGAGCAAAAGAGGAGCTCAAAAAAGAACTCGAACCAGCCGAACGCATGGCGGTGCTTAAAAATCTAATGTATTTAAAACAAGTTTTAACCAAGGCTGAAATCTTGTTGGATAAAAGCGTTTAG
- a CDS encoding glycine--tRNA ligase, with protein MAQQEDALKNVISHAKEYGFIFPSSEIYDGLAATYDYGQNGVQLKNNIKEYWWKAMVQLHENIVGIDAAIFMHPTTWKASGHVDAFNDPMIDNKDSKKRYRADVLIEEYIAKIEAKIEKEVTKAAKRFGESFDKEMYLQTNPRVLGYKEEIEKISKRLGNSLTNNDLADIKALIEELGIVCPISGSRNWTDVRQFNLMFATKLGSTADSASTLYLRPETAQGIFVNFLNVQRTGRMKIPFGIAQIGKAFRNEIVARQFIFRMREFEQMEMQFFIAPGTEMAAYEEWKNKRLQWHLNLGLGEDNYRFHDHEKLAHYANAAADIEFKFPFGFKELEGIHSRTDFDLSNHQEYSGKKIQYFDPERKESYVPYVLETSIGLDRMFLAVFSKSLQTEDLADGSQRVVLKLPPALAPIKAAILPLVKKDGLPELAQKIVNELSFDFNVEYDEKDSIGKRYRRHDAIGTPLCVTIDHDSLEDNTVTIRDRDTMEQQRVKIDELSSILNQKVSMKSLLKKLK; from the coding sequence ATGGCACAGCAAGAAGATGCGTTGAAAAATGTGATAAGTCACGCAAAAGAATATGGTTTTATTTTTCCGTCGAGTGAAATTTACGATGGGTTAGCCGCAACCTATGATTATGGGCAAAATGGGGTTCAACTCAAAAATAATATTAAAGAATATTGGTGGAAAGCCATGGTGCAGCTCCACGAAAACATTGTGGGAATAGATGCCGCAATTTTTATGCACCCTACCACTTGGAAAGCTTCTGGGCATGTGGATGCTTTCAACGACCCAATGATCGATAACAAAGATTCTAAAAAGCGTTATCGTGCTGATGTTTTGATAGAAGAATACATTGCTAAAATCGAGGCTAAAATTGAAAAAGAAGTGACCAAGGCGGCAAAAAGATTTGGGGAAAGTTTTGACAAAGAAATGTATCTGCAAACCAACCCGAGAGTGCTTGGCTACAAAGAAGAAATCGAGAAAATCAGCAAAAGATTGGGCAATTCTTTGACCAATAATGATTTGGCAGATATTAAAGCTTTGATTGAAGAATTAGGCATTGTGTGCCCAATCAGCGGTTCGCGCAACTGGACAGATGTTCGCCAATTCAATTTGATGTTTGCTACGAAGCTAGGTTCTACGGCAGATTCAGCATCCACACTTTATTTAAGACCAGAAACGGCTCAAGGTATTTTTGTAAACTTTTTGAATGTTCAGCGTACAGGACGCATGAAGATTCCGTTTGGTATTGCACAAATTGGTAAAGCTTTTAGAAATGAAATCGTTGCACGCCAATTCATCTTTAGAATGCGCGAGTTTGAACAGATGGAAATGCAATTTTTCATAGCACCAGGCACCGAAATGGCAGCTTACGAGGAATGGAAAAACAAGCGTTTGCAATGGCACTTAAATTTAGGTTTAGGCGAGGACAATTACCGTTTCCACGATCACGAAAAACTGGCTCACTATGCCAATGCCGCGGCTGATATTGAGTTTAAATTCCCATTTGGATTTAAGGAATTAGAAGGAATTCACTCAAGAACAGATTTCGATTTGAGCAATCACCAAGAGTATTCGGGTAAAAAGATTCAGTACTTTGATCCTGAAAGAAAAGAAAGCTATGTGCCGTATGTTTTGGAAACTTCAATCGGACTAGATCGTATGTTTTTGGCGGTATTTTCAAAAAGTTTACAAACCGAGGATTTAGCCGATGGTAGCCAGCGTGTGGTTTTAAAATTGCCACCGGCTTTGGCACCGATCAAAGCAGCGATTTTGCCATTGGTGAAAAAAGATGGTTTGCCAGAATTAGCACAAAAAATCGTAAACGAGCTGTCGTTTGATTTCAATGTAGAATACGACGAAAAAGACAGTATTGGAAAACGCTACCGCCGTCACGATGCAATTGGCACGCCACTTTGTGTTACAATCGATCACGATTCTCTGGAAGATAACACAGTAACGATAAGAGATCGCGACACTATGGAACAGCAGCGTGTGAAAATTGATGAATTGTCATCGATTTTAAACCAAAAAGTAAGTATGAAATCTTTACTTAAAAAATTGAAATAA
- a CDS encoding shikimate dehydrogenase codes for MKKNESKTYGLIGRNVSYSFSPKYFKAKFKRENIAAEYNLFDLAEISEVENLLKSGISGLNVTIPYKQEVIPFLDEITGAAKEINAVNTIQLKNGKCIGHNTDVIGFRNSIAPLLKKHHRKALILGTGGASKAVKYVFSELGIAFKVVSRSQGDFTYDELTPEIIEEYKIIVNCTPLGTSPNVDKCPDLPYNAITSQHLAYDLIYNPSETKFLQLAKAKDASIKNGLEMLEKQAEAAWEIWNS; via the coding sequence ATGAAAAAAAACGAATCTAAGACTTACGGACTCATCGGCAGAAACGTCTCTTATTCTTTTTCACCTAAATATTTTAAAGCCAAATTCAAGCGAGAAAACATTGCTGCTGAATACAATTTATTTGATTTAGCCGAAATTTCTGAAGTAGAAAATCTATTAAAATCGGGAATTTCTGGGCTAAATGTCACGATTCCGTACAAGCAAGAAGTGATTCCTTTTTTGGATGAAATCACGGGAGCGGCTAAAGAAATCAATGCCGTAAACACCATTCAATTAAAAAATGGAAAATGCATAGGACACAACACCGATGTCATTGGGTTCAGAAACTCTATCGCTCCATTATTAAAAAAACACCACCGCAAAGCCTTGATTTTAGGTACAGGCGGTGCATCTAAAGCTGTAAAATATGTATTTTCGGAACTGGGGATTGCGTTTAAAGTCGTGTCACGCTCTCAGGGAGATTTTACCTATGATGAACTAACGCCTGAAATCATCGAGGAATATAAAATCATCGTGAATTGCACACCGCTCGGAACCTCGCCCAATGTGGATAAATGCCCTGATTTGCCCTACAATGCCATCACAAGCCAGCATTTGGCGTATGATTTAATCTACAATCCGAGTGAAACTAAATTTTTGCAATTGGCAAAAGCAAAAGACGCCAGCATCAAAAACGGACTAGAAATGCTTGAAAAACAAGCCGAAGCAGCTTGGGAAATTTGGAATAGCTAA
- a CDS encoding DUF368 domain-containing protein has product MRNFKDYLFIYLKGIAMGSADVVPGVSGGTIAFISGIYDELIQSISNIKPALFKDILKGNFKEVWQKVNGNFLVVLLAGIATSILSLAKLITFLLQYYPIQLWSFFFGLIIASIFYVGKQIKKWNLGSILGIILGTIAIFYVSTMPPLAAQSSYLYLFLSGALAACAMILPGISGSFILLLLGAYTTIISAIGNHEIGTIAVVVLGSGIGLLSFSKLLNYLLEKHHNTLVGVLTGFLIGSLWKIWPWKINETVYIKDHGEKLMSELSPNYKSLSVYLQEQSSESFSKINSLIESNISPSMYTLANASAENHLISAIAFGVFGFLIIFIIEYIAKSKNV; this is encoded by the coding sequence ATGAGAAATTTTAAAGACTACCTTTTTATTTATCTGAAAGGCATCGCTATGGGCTCTGCCGATGTAGTACCTGGCGTTTCAGGCGGAACAATTGCTTTTATTTCTGGAATTTATGATGAATTAATCCAGAGTATCAGCAATATTAAGCCTGCTTTGTTCAAAGATATTTTAAAAGGAAATTTCAAAGAAGTTTGGCAAAAAGTGAATGGGAACTTTTTGGTAGTGCTGCTTGCAGGTATCGCAACAAGTATTTTATCTCTGGCCAAACTCATTACTTTTTTATTGCAATATTATCCTATCCAATTGTGGTCTTTCTTTTTTGGATTAATTATCGCCAGCATTTTCTATGTAGGCAAACAAATCAAAAAATGGAATTTAGGTAGTATTTTGGGCATTATTCTCGGGACTATTGCTATTTTCTATGTCTCGACCATGCCGCCATTGGCAGCACAAAGTAGCTACTTATATTTGTTTTTATCAGGAGCTTTAGCAGCTTGTGCCATGATTTTACCTGGTATTTCTGGGAGTTTTATCCTATTGCTTTTAGGTGCTTACACCACGATTATTTCAGCCATTGGAAATCATGAAATAGGCACTATTGCAGTAGTCGTTTTAGGATCAGGTATCGGGCTACTTTCTTTTTCAAAACTATTAAATTATCTATTGGAAAAGCATCACAACACTTTGGTGGGCGTGCTCACAGGCTTTTTGATTGGCTCGCTTTGGAAAATTTGGCCATGGAAAATCAACGAAACCGTGTACATCAAAGATCACGGAGAAAAGCTAATGAGCGAACTTTCACCAAATTACAAAAGTCTTTCGGTATATTTGCAAGAACAATCTAGCGAATCTTTTAGCAAAATTAATTCTCTAATAGAGAGCAACATAAGCCCTAGTATGTACACACTTGCCAATGCGAGTGCAGAAAATCATTTGATTTCGGCAATAGCATTTGGCGTATTTGGTTTTTTAATTATTTTCATTATCGAATACATCGCAAAATCTAAAAATGTATAA
- the murA gene encoding UDP-N-acetylglucosamine 1-carboxyvinyltransferase, with the protein MAIFEINGGKRLHGEITPQGAKNEALQILCATLLTDEPVRIKNLPDIRDVNRLIEILKNLNVRVEKNGKGDFTFHAKNINLAYLKSPEFKADGAALRGSVMLMGPLLARFGFAYMPKPGGDKIGRRRLDTHFQGFIELGAQYNFHKNEDFYTLEIPKGKNLKGTYMLLEEASVTGTANIVLAAVLAQGTTTIYNAACEPYIQQLCTMLVNMGAKIEGIKSNLLTITGVEKLHGTEHTCLPDMIEIGSWIGLAAMTKSELTIKNVGWEHLGIIPDVFRKLGIQLEKQGDDIYIPAQENYKIQHFMDGSILTVADAPWPGFTPDLLSIILVVATQAKGSVLIHQKMFESRLFFVDKLIDMGAQIILCDPHRATVIGLNHETELRGTNMSSPDIRAGIALLIAAVAAQGKSIIHNIDQIDRGYEDIEKRLRAIGVDIKRVEEN; encoded by the coding sequence ATGGCTATATTTGAAATTAATGGTGGAAAAAGACTCCACGGAGAAATCACTCCGCAAGGTGCCAAAAACGAAGCCTTACAAATTTTATGTGCAACACTCCTAACCGATGAGCCTGTTCGTATCAAAAATTTGCCAGACATTCGTGATGTAAACCGCTTGATAGAAATTCTTAAAAATCTAAATGTTCGTGTAGAAAAAAACGGAAAAGGCGATTTTACATTCCATGCCAAAAACATTAATTTAGCCTATCTTAAATCTCCTGAATTTAAGGCAGATGGCGCAGCACTCAGAGGCTCTGTGATGCTTATGGGGCCACTGCTCGCTCGTTTTGGGTTTGCTTATATGCCTAAACCTGGGGGCGACAAAATTGGACGCCGAAGACTAGACACCCACTTTCAAGGCTTTATTGAACTAGGAGCGCAGTATAATTTCCATAAAAACGAAGATTTTTACACCTTAGAAATTCCTAAAGGCAAAAACCTAAAAGGGACTTACATGCTTTTGGAAGAAGCCTCGGTTACAGGGACTGCCAACATTGTTTTAGCCGCAGTTTTAGCTCAAGGCACCACAACGATTTACAACGCAGCTTGCGAGCCATACATTCAGCAATTGTGTACCATGCTGGTGAATATGGGAGCTAAAATCGAGGGAATAAAATCTAACCTACTCACCATTACAGGCGTAGAAAAACTCCACGGAACCGAGCATACTTGCTTGCCAGATATGATTGAAATTGGTAGCTGGATTGGTCTCGCTGCGATGACTAAATCGGAACTCACAATCAAAAATGTAGGCTGGGAACATCTAGGAATTATCCCAGATGTATTTAGAAAATTAGGGATTCAACTAGAGAAACAAGGCGATGATATTTATATTCCTGCACAAGAAAATTATAAAATTCAGCATTTTATGGACGGCTCTATCCTCACCGTTGCCGATGCACCGTGGCCAGGATTCACGCCCGATTTATTAAGTATTATTCTAGTGGTGGCTACGCAGGCTAAAGGTAGCGTTCTCATTCATCAAAAAATGTTTGAAAGTAGATTATTCTTCGTAGATAAGTTAATCGACATGGGGGCGCAAATCATTCTTTGCGACCCACACCGCGCAACGGTTATTGGGCTTAATCACGAGACTGAATTGCGAGGCACCAATATGTCTTCGCCAGATATTCGTGCGGGTATTGCACTTTTAATTGCAGCCGTGGCAGCACAAGGAAAAAGTATCATTCACAACATAGACCAAATCGACCGTGGCTACGAAGACATCGAAAAACGATTGAGAGCCATAGGCGTGGACATCAAGCGTGTGGAAGAAAATTAA